TAATGGACACAACAAGCCTCTTTAATGAAGCCATTGGAGATAATCCACTTTTACAACGAAGTTTTCAAAATCAATTTATTTTTGGTGGAAATTATTCATTTACTTATCAAAGTGCTTCCAAAGTAGATGAAAATGCTAGAAAAAATAAAAATCATATCTTCTTTAATGGAAATATTGATGTAGGAGGTAATTTAATACACAGCATTCAAAGTATTTTTGAATCTAAAAAAGCTACAGGAGCAGAGCCTTATACTATTTTGAGTGAGCCTTATGCACAATATGCTCGTGCAGATATAGATTTTAGATATTACTTAAATTTTAATGAAGAAACGCATCATAAAATAGCAACTCGTTTTATTGCAGGTGTAGGAATTCCTTATGGAAATGCTGATGTATTGCCTTACACCAAACAGTTTTTTGCAGGAGGAGCAAATAGTATTCGTGCTTTTCAGGCTCGTTCTATTGGACCAGGTTCATATATTTCAAAAGATAGTACGAGTGGACTTTTTTATGACCAAACAGGTGATATGCGTTTAGAAGCAAATATTGAATATCGTTTTCCAATTTATAGTGTTTTCAAAGGTGCTATTTTTGCAGATGCTGGAAATGTTTGGTTAGTCAAAGAAGACCCCAATCGTGAAGGAGGATTATTTAAGAAAAAAAATATTATCAATGATATTGCTGTGGGAGTAGGTGCAGGACTTCGCATTGATGTTACTTTTTTTGTTCTTCGTTTTGATGTTGCTTTTCCTCTTAGCAAACCTTGGCTTCCTGAAAATGAACGTTGGGTCAGACGACAAGTACAAGTTAGAGATAAAGAATGGCGAAGAGATAATTTAGTCTTGAATATTGCTATTGGTTATCCTTTTTAGGTATTTAAACTATTCTTACAGAAAAATATTAGTATATGAACCTTTCAAACTCTTCTTCAACTCAAAAATTTAATGATTATCTGTCAGATTCACTCTCAGAAAAAGAAAAAATTGCTTTTGAAGAAAAACTAGAAAAAGACAAAGAATTAGCTGATTCTTTCGAAAAACACAAACAGATTTTGGAAGGAATGACAAGTGCTAGGCGTGCTTATTTTCAGCTTTACAGAGATATTGAAGGAGAACAACCTTACTCAAAACCTAATCAAAGAATTGCCCCTTGGTATGTTTGGGTTCTTATTGTTTTAGTTTTGGGAATGGCAGCTTGGGCAGTTTTTGAATTATTTTTATAAAGCTATACAAATAAGTAAAACTAAAATCCGTTAAAAAGATTGTAGTATTTTAATTTCAAATAAGACTTTTTTATATTGTGAGTGAATAAAAATTATAGCATATAAAAATACCATGAGATTAATAGATACTGACAAATGGAGCGAAATAATTGATACTCTTTTTAGACATAAACTCCGAACTTCTCTAACTGCTTTGGGAGTAGGCTGGGGTATTTTTATGCTTGTTTTGCTTTTAGGAGCAGGCAAAGGACTTCAAAATGGAGTAGAGTACAACTTTAGAGATGATGCTGTAAATAGTTTGTGGCTCTACGACGGACAAACTTCAATAGCCTATAAAGGAATGCCTGTAGGTCGTCAGATTCAATTCGAAAATCAAGACTATGATGCTTTAGAGAATATAGATGGAATAGAATATAAAACAGGAAGATTTTATTTGAGAGGAGATTTTATTACACAATATAAAGATAAGAGTTCATCCTACAATACTCGTTGTGTCCATCCAGACCATAAATATCTTGAAAATACATTGATGGATAACGGTCGTTTTATTAATCAAACAGATTTGGATAAGAAACGAAAAGTTGTGGTTATTGGAAAGTTAGTAGCAGAGGAACTTTTTGAAACATTTAAAGAAAATCCACAAATTCCTATTGGCAAATGGATTATTATTGGAGATATACCTTTTCAAGTAGTAGGTGTTTTTTCTGATAATGGCAATGAACGAGAAATGCAATATATGTATTTGCCTATCACAACGGCACAATTGGCTTTTAATGGAAAAAATCGTATTAATCAACTTATGATGACAGTGGGTGATGCTTCTGTTGAGGAAGCAAATATCATTGCAAAGAATATTCAGAAAGACTTTGCTGCACGCCATAAATTCTCTCCTGATGATGATAGAGCTGTAAGAGTACGCAATACTGTTGAAGAATTTGAGAAGTTTCAAATGCTTTTTCTTTTTATTCGTGGTTTCGTTTGGACAGTTAGTTTAATGACTATTTTGGCTGGAATAATTGGAGTCAGTAATATTATGCTAATCATTGTAAAAGAACGTACAAAAGAAATTGGTGTTCGCAAAGCTCTTGGGGCAACACCTTATTCTATTGTTAGTCTGATTGTAAGTGAAGCTATTGTGATTACGTCTGTAGCTGGTTTTGTTGGTCTTACTTTAGGAGTAGGTGCAATTATGGGAATGAAAATTCTTATAGGAGCTGGTGGAGATTTTTTTAGAAATCCTGAAGTAGATTTATATGTTGTCTTGGTTGCTATCGGATTACTTGTATTTTCAGGAGCTTTAGCTGGTTTTTTTCCTGCTTACAAGGCTGCCAAAATTGCACCTATTGTAGCGTTAAGAGCTGATTAAGTTACTAGTTGTAATTAAAATACAGAAAAATAGATTCAAATTTCTCTTTCTACTTCTATAATCTTACAGTTTTCTAAAAATTCTGAAAAATTATTTCCTACCTTGACAAAGTAAGCTCTCTTTATTTGGTCTATAATTATCTGACCTTCTATGGTTTCTTCGTCTATTTCTTCATAACTAGTGATATTGTACTGTTTAAAAATTGTCTCAATTCTGTCATTGTAAAAATCTCCATGAAAATTTGCAGGATGGTCACACAGTCCGTAATTATAATAAACTGACCCATATTCTTTTTTATCTAATGATATACATAGCATATCAGCACAATCTGGATGACTACATTTTGCAATAGACATCATATTATTTGGTAGAATATCAAAGTCAAGTTTTGAATGTTCATTAGAAGCTACTAATTCAGCCATTTCCCAATCCTCAACTTCATTCTCATCCATATCATCTTCTAACCAAACTACAAAAAAGGCAACTAAACAAGGTCTCACAGGCTTATTATTATCTTTTGCCCACCTTAAAGGAGTTTCAAAAACCACCTCTTTTTGATGTTGAGTAATTTCTGTATCCTCTATATAACCTGGCAAAACATAGCCTCCATTATTTTTTAATAAGAATGATTTGTAATCATCAGGAATGGAATTATAACCAAACTCCTGACTTAGTATAGTATTTAATTTAGAGATTAAATTTTCTGTCAAAGATGGAAAAGAATGTACTAACTTCATGAAGTAAAAGTAATTAAATAGGATTTATTCTTTTTGATTATAGACATATACAATAGAAAAATAAGTTATTTGGTTGTTGGTGTCGCTTCACTAAAACACCAACAACAGCATTACTTTATGTAACACACCCAATTATTTTTCCATGAAGATTTCAGATTTCAAAGTTAAAATCCATATTTCTACAAACGTATTCCTAAAAGGGTAATATCATCTCTTTGTTCAACATACTGTTGATGTCTTGATAATTCTTCTGTCAAAAACTCGCCTTGTTTTTCCATTGGTTGAGCACTTATTTGTTCTAACCAAGTGAGTAATTGCATAGTACCTATTTTCTTTTGACGTGGCGAAGATTGGTCAACATACCCATCAGTTGTAAGGTAAAGAGTATCTCCTTCGTTGAGCCAAATTTCTTCTTGTTCGAAGGGTTTATCATTTCTTCCTCTTCCACCAATAGTCTTTCGTGTACCTTTGAGTTGATGTAAAGCACCTTCACTAACATAATAAAGAGGACGTTTTGCACCTGCAAAAACTACTTTATATCTGTTTATTTCTTCCAAATGCTCAATAGAACACAGACAGACATCCATTCCATCATCATTATGATAAATATCTTGCTTTAATGCTTTTTTGATACCAATATGAAGATTATCCAAAATTTCTGATGGCTCTTGTGTTTTAGAAAGAATTTGATTGAGTTGCATAGTTCCAATCAGTGACATAAATGCCCCAGGAACACCATGTCCTGTACAATCAATAACAGCAATAAACTTTTTGTTTTCGTATTCTTCTATCCAAAAGAAATCTCCTGAAACAAAATCTTTAGGTTTATAAAGTAAAAAATGCTCTTTAAAAACACGCTTGAAACGACGTTCTCCAGGCAAAATTACACTTTGAATATCTCTTGCGTAGCGTAACGAATCTGTAATTTGTAGGTTCTTTCTATCAATTTCATCTTTAGCTAATTGAATAGTTTGATAGGCATCATAATTTGAAAGGGCAATCGTAATATAAGCAGCCAAACTTTCCAAAATACGATAATGATTACGAGAATAGGCATTTTTGAGTGGACTTTGTACTGTAATTACACCCAAGAGTTTTTCTTCTTGAATCAAAGGATAATAAATGATAGAATTTCGTTCTTCTACCAAAACACCACGAGCTTTTTCTTGTAAATACTGTGAGTATTCCTCATCAAAATCAGTAATAAAGACAGGTTTTTTATTTCTAGCACACCATGTAGAAAGTCTATCATCATTAATAGGTGCTTCTCTATAAGGAACCATAACTCCATCTTTGTAGAAATGACTAAAGCCTATCATTTCTCGTTCGGCATCATAAGTTCCAATACCAAAAACGGTAGCATCCATCATTTCATCAACGTGTTTATAAACTGTATTTATAATCACTCCAATATCTAATGAAGCTGTAATATCTCTTCCAATATCACTCAAAAGATTAATATCCTGATAGGCTTTTCTAAGTTCGCCTTGTTGTCCTTTTAGGTTTTCGTTTGCTTTTTCAATTTGTTCTTTTTGTCTTGTAACCTCTTCTTGTTGTGTAACGAGTTCCATATTTATCTTGGTAATTTCTCGTGTACGCTCTGCTACTTCTTTTTCTAATTTTGTTTTTTGTTCTTCTATAAGAACTCTATTTTCATCGTTTCGACGCTCTATTTCTGTACGTAGATAATTTACTCGGTCAGCTAGTCCTAAAGAAACAAACAAACCTAAAAGAATATCAGCTACCTGTGAAGCATGCATAGAAAAATAACTTCTAGGAATCAACTCCAATTGTGCTAAAGCAAATATCAAAATCCCTCCAAAATATACAATATTAGCAGCTAATAAGAATGAAGCAGGACGGTGTTTGAACTTGATAACAATACCAATATTAACAACTAAAGCAATACTTATAGTAAACACAAGCAAGAATACCATCCACTGCATTTTGTATAAATCTATAAAAGTAAGTGCAAATATGACTAAACAGAGACCTGCTATACCAATAAAAAATTTATCCCAAAAAGGAGCTACTTTTTTTAGATTTAGAAAACTTCTGAAAAATAATGTGTAGAAAAACCAAAGCAGAGCTGTAACAGGAACTGTCAATAACCAGTTGAGAGTAGGGTCATTAGGGATAAAAAATTCTATCAAATACTCTTCAAAAATCATGTTAAGCGTGGCTGCCATAAACAACAGCCCCACATAATATAAATAACGTTTGTCATTGAATAGAAAAGAAACAAACAAACTATTAAGAGCCAAAAGAACCATTGCTCCCAAATAAAATCCTTGGTAATAACGACGTTCTTTAGATAATTCGATAGAACGAGCCAAATCCTCTATGGTGAGATGTTCTAATGTATTGAGAAGTCCTTTATTTTGCTTAGCAAATGCCGTACGGTGTTCTACACGAATGAAAAATGTTTTAGATTCAAATCTATCTAAAGTAATCACAAAACAAGCTGAACGGTCAATTTTGATATTTCTACTGGTGTGAGGGAAAATAATTCCGTCTTCACTTCTTATATAGCTAATTCCGTTTGTAGTGGGTGTATAAAGATAAGCTACTTCTGCATCTTTTGCTTTTAGGAGGTACAATTTACGAGAAGAAAATGTGTTTTTTAGGGTAAAACGAACCCAATAAATATCTGTTTCATCATCATAAATAGGTTTTACATCTTTATAAAGCCTAAAGTCTTTTACTTTATCAGTTCTGCTTACATCGTCTATTGTATATGTTCCTTCTGTATCTGGCAAAACAAATACGTTTTCTCCTAAAGAATAAACTTTAGTAGAATCATTCAAATCAAAAGTTTGTGCTTGAAGAGAAAAATGGAATGAAAAACTTCCTAAGAAAAATAATACCAAGCAAAAAACCTTCAAAATCGAATTGTTTTTGAAGTTAAAATTGAATGAAGAATGATTTTTTATAAAAAAACGAATTGGCAAAATGAATGTATTTAGCCTTAAAAATAATATTTTTAACAAAATAAAAAACACAATTTGTTTTATAAATAATTATCAATGATAAATTATTATATTACAATTTGATGAAGTGTTTAATGCTTTTTTTAGTTTTCTTTTACTGTAAATCTAGCCAAAAGATACTAACTTTTTTGATTTATTGCCAAACTTATTTTCAAGTTTAGTTCTCTTATCAAATTGCAGAAAACTCTTTTTCTGATTGAATAATTTAAATTTAAGGAAAAATTAGACCATTTGCTACTATCTTTCTTTGTTTAATTCTCTATTTCTACCAATCATTAATTTATTTCTATGAATAAAATTTTGAATTATTTTGATAGGATGATATTATGCTCTCAATATTAGCATACCAAGCATTTTGGAAGAGTTTTAAAAAAAATAATAAGTATATTGTCTTTATTTTTAGCAAAAACATAAGTATAACCTAGCTATAAAAAATAGAAACAATGAAGAATATTTTTGAAAAAACTGTTGTTGAGCAGACTATCAAGCGTATAGAAAAACTATCTCCAGAGACTCAACCTCTTTGGGGAAAAATGAGTGTAGAAAAAATGCTTGCTCATTGTAACGTAACTTATGAAATGATTTATGAGCAGGAAAAACACCCAAAACCAAATGCTTTTATGAAATTTATTCTCAAAACTTTTGTTAAGAGCCAAGTAATAGGAGAAAAACCATACAGTAGAAATGGACAGACAGCACCTCAATTTATCATAAAAGATGAACGAGTTTTTGAAGCAGAGAAAAAACGCCTAATAGACTATATCACAAAAACACAAGAACTAGGTCAAGAGTATTTTAATAATAAAGAATCTCACTCTTTTGGAAAACTATCTAAAACAGAATGGAATAATATGTTTTACAAACACCTTGATCATCACTTATCACAATTTAATGTCTAATTTTCTTTAATAAAATACTATAAACCAATAATAATTTATGAATACGACTGATTTGTATAGAAATGCCTTATATTTTGCTTGTAAGGCACATAATGAACAAAAAATGCCTGCTTCCGAATTACCTTATTTTCTTCATATCACAGAAGTAATGACCGAAACATTGCTTGCTTTTCAAGAAAAAGAAACGAATGATAAAAATCTAAATCAACAATTAGGTGTTTTGGTTGCTATTCTCCACGATACTGTTGAAGATACTTTAGTTACATTAGAAGAAATAGAAAGTCAGTTTGGTGAAGAAGTAAAAAACGGAGTTTGGGCAATGACAAAAGATGAAAAATTACCAAAAGAAGAGCAAATGAATGATAGCTTAGAAAAACTTTTGAAACAGCCAATAGAAGTTCAGTTTGTAAAACTAGCTGACCGAATAGTAAATCTTAAAGAACCTCCTCATTATTGGAACATAGAAAAAAGAATAAAATATCAAGAAGAAGCTAAACTCATTTTAGAAAAACTAGGAGATGCAAGCCTTTATTTAGCCAAAAGATTGCAAGAAAAAATAGAAAATTATGAACAGTATTTTGTTTAATAAAAAAACATTTCTCTACTTTTGTCTCTATTACTTTTGTTTCTATCTTCAATTCTCTCAATTTTTTATTAAAAAACAATGAAACATATTCTATCATTCAATTCAAAATTTCTTTCAATCTGTCTTTTGTTTTTTTCTTTTACTCTGCAAGCTCAAGATTACACTTTCAAACCAGCGTGGAAAGTAGGAACAGAGAAGAAAATAATACGCACTACTATACAAAAGAAATATGAAGCTGATAGCCTAGTAGAAAGTTCTGAATTAGTAGAAACAGATTTTCTGAAAGTAATTGAGGAAACAAATGAAAATTATATGTTAGAAATCTTTAAGGAGAATTTAGCGATAATAGCAGCAAAAGAGTTTGATGAGAAAATAGAAGAGAAGTTACCAAACTATAAGCATACAAGGTTTCGTTACGAGCTAAATAAAAGCACAGGTGAATACAAGCTCTTGAACTGGCAAGAAGCTAAAAAATCGATAGATGAGAGTTTTGTAGAACTAGAAAAATTGTTTGAAGGAACAGATAATGAAGGAATGACTTCTCTTATTTCTCTTATCGTTACCCCTAATTTTATGAGTGAAGAAGTGGCTATTGAGTATATGAAAACTCAGATTGATTTTCTATTTATTCCATTTTCTGAAAAATCATTTAGCTTAAATGATACTATTTCTATAACTCAATCAGATACAAGCCCTTTCAATCCTATGCAAAAACTTTCTGTTAAAAATTTTCTAGCGTTAGAAAAAGTAGAGAACAACACAGCAATTTTCAAACAGAAAATGGAAATGGATATGTCAGAAATGATTGATATGGTAAAATCTATGATGCTATCTATGACAAAATCTATGGATATTAGTGAGGAAGCAAAAGCAGAAAAACTAAAAGAAATAGATGAAATAGAAATGACTATGAATCACGAACAGTTTATCATTTTTGATATAAAATCAAGCTGGGTAGAAAGCTCAGAAATGACAATGAAAGTTGGAGGTTTTGATCCTCAAAAAGGAAAAAGACTTGACATAACAAGTTATAAAATTACAGTAGAATAGTATTTACGTCTCCTAGATAAAATAAAAAAAGAAACCCTTTTTCTAAATTAAATAGAAAAAGGGTTTTTTTGACTACATAGAAACGCTAAAAATAGGAGTTTGAAAAAAATAGGCTTTCACCACAAACTTAACCTGCTGTTTCTATTCATTACTTGCTCACAATCAATAAAAAAAAATTCTAAAAAAATAAAGTTTCTGCTAAAAATAATTTGCTTTGAAGTCCTTCCTCAACAAAACAAATGACAGTTACTTTGAGAACTTTTCTTTAACTGTGATTCGGTTTACTTATTTCAATCGGTTTGCCAATTCGGTTTTTAGTCAAAAAAAAAATTCACTCTTTCTGTTAGAAAACCCCCAAACAGCATTTATATAGCTCAAAAACAAGGTTTTTAGTTTAGTTCTAAGAGTAAAAAATATTTTTATAGTTAACTCCCTTTCTTAATAAGTAGTAATACTATTTCATTTTGGTAGGATTACATTCCCATTCTGACAAAAAAAAGATTCCAAAATCCAATTATTATCATTTCCCTCAGAAATATTGTATTTTTGCAAATCAAAATAGCAAGTTATTAAACTTAAAAAAGGATAATATAAAAATGGCAAAAGGATTTGGAAAAACATGGTGGGGACAAAAATGGTTAGAAGCCTTCACAGATATAGATGATACAGGCAGACTTACACGAGGAAGAACCTACGCACGAAATGGCTCAATTTCAAAAAAAGTAATTAGAGGAACAGCAATAGAAGCAAAAGTGAAAGGCAGCCGTTCGACTCCTTATTCTACTTATGTAGAAATGAAAGCCTTTGATGAGATGGATAAAAGGATAATTTTAGAAACTCTTCAAAAAAAGCCTGAACTTTGGCAACAACTCACTCAAAGACAATTACCAAAAGAACTTTTTGATTTATTAGAACAAGAAGATATTAGTCTTTTTCCGAAGCGTTGGCGAGATTTTAGTGCAGGTTGCTCCTGTCCAGATTTTGCCATGCCTTGTAAACATATTGCAGCTTTGATTTATTCATTTTCAGAAGAAATTGATGCAAATCCATTTTTGATTTTCCTGTTGCATGATTTTGATTTGCTTTCTTATATCGAACAAAATGCCCAAAAACAAAAAATGGCTTCTATGCCAAAATGGGAAGAAAAATGGCTTTTATTAGAGGAAATAGAAGAACTTCCAGAACCAAAAGAAATAGAAAATTTAGATATTTCTTTTGCCCAAATTCCAGACCTTCAACAGACTTTACTACAACTTCTTTCGCCTAACCCTCCTTTTTTTGAGAAAGAAGATTTTAAAAGTATTCTTCAAACTACCTATCAAAAACTACCCAAAACGATTGAGGAATATTGGAAAGATTACGAAACAGAAGAGCAACGAGAAGAAGATAAAGAAGAATTTTATAATTACGAAAAAAATCAATCTAAAAAGGAAAAGCAAGATAAAAATTATTATGAAATAGAACGCTTCGAATTTACTTTTGATGCCTCTTATTCACTCCGAAATACATTTAAAGTAACCAAACAAAAGAGAAAATTAGTCAAAACCAAAATTGATAATGGCTTTGGTTTCTTATTGGATTTGTTCTATACACTTCCCACAACAGAAATAAAACGCCTTTCAGAACAGTTACAGGTTTTATTCAAAATTCATCAGTTTGCGCTTGCACTCTTGGAGCGTGGTGCGATTGTTCCAACTATTTTTAGCAATCAAAAAAATGAAGTTTTTATACGTTGGCAACCTGCTATATTAAATCCAAATATCAAAGAAATTCTGACGCAAATTTCTGAAACCATTGATATTAGAACAGTCAATATAGGCTTAAAATCAAGGGATAAAGAAAAGACAAAAGCAAAAGTAGAACCTCATTATACAGACCAAACAGAATCTACCCTTACTATTTTGGGAATGATTTTGCATTTTTATATAGAAGAATCTTGGATAAAAACTCGTTATAAAAAGCGTCTTTCATCTCTCAATATGAAGATTGAAAGTATCTTTTTTATGAACATGGCAATGAATTTTACAGGCTATCAAGAAAAAGATATGCCTCATCTTATTCGTGCTTGGCTGGGTAAATTCTTACTTTCTGAACGAAAATATGTTCCTATTTTGTCTATTCAAGAAAATTTTGAAGAAGGAGAAACTGACCACGAAAGTATAAACGATTATGAGGAAGCAGACGAAACTTTCAGTTTAGAAATTTTGATTGAAGACAAGGAACATAATCATAAACATCAAGAAAATGAAAGCCCACATATTCCACTAGCCATAATTTTTGAAGATGATTCTTTTGAAGATGTGCGTTTGCCTATTGTGCAAGATTTACAGATTTTGTCTGATTTTTTGGGAGAGATAAAAGAAATTATCGAAACGCAAGGACAGATACAAAAAGAAATAGAAGCAACACGATTAAGCAAAATTTTGATAGATATTTTTCCAGTTTTACAAATTTTGGGAATAAAAATATTATTACCAAAACGACTAGAAAAAATAGTCAGACCAAAATTAAAAGCAAGCCTAAATTCTAAAAACAAAAAAGAAGAATCATTCTTAAAGCTAGGAAGTGTTTGGGATTTTGATTGGGAAGTAGCTATGGGCGATGAGAAAATTTCGGCTGCTGATTTTGAAAGAATGATTGCTCAAAAAGCTGGCTTATGGCGATTCAGAGACCAATATGTTTTGTTGGATGAGAAAGAAATTGCTTTAATTGTAGAGCAATTAAAGAAAAAAAAGAAAAAATTATCCAATGCAGAGCTTTTACAAACA
This is a stretch of genomic DNA from Bernardetia sp. MNP-M8. It encodes these proteins:
- a CDS encoding ABC transporter permease, with product MRLIDTDKWSEIIDTLFRHKLRTSLTALGVGWGIFMLVLLLGAGKGLQNGVEYNFRDDAVNSLWLYDGQTSIAYKGMPVGRQIQFENQDYDALENIDGIEYKTGRFYLRGDFITQYKDKSSSYNTRCVHPDHKYLENTLMDNGRFINQTDLDKKRKVVVIGKLVAEELFETFKENPQIPIGKWIIIGDIPFQVVGVFSDNGNEREMQYMYLPITTAQLAFNGKNRINQLMMTVGDASVEEANIIAKNIQKDFAARHKFSPDDDRAVRVRNTVEEFEKFQMLFLFIRGFVWTVSLMTILAGIIGVSNIMLIIVKERTKEIGVRKALGATPYSIVSLIVSEAIVITSVAGFVGLTLGVGAIMGMKILIGAGGDFFRNPEVDLYVVLVAIGLLVFSGALAGFFPAYKAAKIAPIVALRAD
- a CDS encoding SMI1/KNR4 family protein, with product MKLVHSFPSLTENLISKLNTILSQEFGYNSIPDDYKSFLLKNNGGYVLPGYIEDTEITQHQKEVVFETPLRWAKDNNKPVRPCLVAFFVVWLEDDMDENEVEDWEMAELVASNEHSKLDFDILPNNMMSIAKCSHPDCADMLCISLDKKEYGSVYYNYGLCDHPANFHGDFYNDRIETIFKQYNITSYEEIDEETIEGQIIIDQIKRAYFVKVGNNFSEFLENCKIIEVEREI
- a CDS encoding 7TM diverse intracellular signaling domain-containing protein, translated to MKVFCLVLFFLGSFSFHFSLQAQTFDLNDSTKVYSLGENVFVLPDTEGTYTIDDVSRTDKVKDFRLYKDVKPIYDDETDIYWVRFTLKNTFSSRKLYLLKAKDAEVAYLYTPTTNGISYIRSEDGIIFPHTSRNIKIDRSACFVITLDRFESKTFFIRVEHRTAFAKQNKGLLNTLEHLTIEDLARSIELSKERRYYQGFYLGAMVLLALNSLFVSFLFNDKRYLYYVGLLFMAATLNMIFEEYLIEFFIPNDPTLNWLLTVPVTALLWFFYTLFFRSFLNLKKVAPFWDKFFIGIAGLCLVIFALTFIDLYKMQWMVFLLVFTISIALVVNIGIVIKFKHRPASFLLAANIVYFGGILIFALAQLELIPRSYFSMHASQVADILLGLFVSLGLADRVNYLRTEIERRNDENRVLIEEQKTKLEKEVAERTREITKINMELVTQQEEVTRQKEQIEKANENLKGQQGELRKAYQDINLLSDIGRDITASLDIGVIINTVYKHVDEMMDATVFGIGTYDAEREMIGFSHFYKDGVMVPYREAPINDDRLSTWCARNKKPVFITDFDEEYSQYLQEKARGVLVEERNSIIYYPLIQEEKLLGVITVQSPLKNAYSRNHYRILESLAAYITIALSNYDAYQTIQLAKDEIDRKNLQITDSLRYARDIQSVILPGERRFKRVFKEHFLLYKPKDFVSGDFFWIEEYENKKFIAVIDCTGHGVPGAFMSLIGTMQLNQILSKTQEPSEILDNLHIGIKKALKQDIYHNDDGMDVCLCSIEHLEEINRYKVVFAGAKRPLYYVSEGALHQLKGTRKTIGGRGRNDKPFEQEEIWLNEGDTLYLTTDGYVDQSSPRQKKIGTMQLLTWLEQISAQPMEKQGEFLTEELSRHQQYVEQRDDITLLGIRL
- a CDS encoding DUF1569 domain-containing protein, encoding MKNIFEKTVVEQTIKRIEKLSPETQPLWGKMSVEKMLAHCNVTYEMIYEQEKHPKPNAFMKFILKTFVKSQVIGEKPYSRNGQTAPQFIIKDERVFEAEKKRLIDYITKTQELGQEYFNNKESHSFGKLSKTEWNNMFYKHLDHHLSQFNV
- a CDS encoding HD domain-containing protein; this translates as MNTTDLYRNALYFACKAHNEQKMPASELPYFLHITEVMTETLLAFQEKETNDKNLNQQLGVLVAILHDTVEDTLVTLEEIESQFGEEVKNGVWAMTKDEKLPKEEQMNDSLEKLLKQPIEVQFVKLADRIVNLKEPPHYWNIEKRIKYQEEAKLILEKLGDASLYLAKRLQEKIENYEQYFV
- a CDS encoding DEAD/DEAH box helicase, with the translated sequence MAKGFGKTWWGQKWLEAFTDIDDTGRLTRGRTYARNGSISKKVIRGTAIEAKVKGSRSTPYSTYVEMKAFDEMDKRIILETLQKKPELWQQLTQRQLPKELFDLLEQEDISLFPKRWRDFSAGCSCPDFAMPCKHIAALIYSFSEEIDANPFLIFLLHDFDLLSYIEQNAQKQKMASMPKWEEKWLLLEEIEELPEPKEIENLDISFAQIPDLQQTLLQLLSPNPPFFEKEDFKSILQTTYQKLPKTIEEYWKDYETEEQREEDKEEFYNYEKNQSKKEKQDKNYYEIERFEFTFDASYSLRNTFKVTKQKRKLVKTKIDNGFGFLLDLFYTLPTTEIKRLSEQLQVLFKIHQFALALLERGAIVPTIFSNQKNEVFIRWQPAILNPNIKEILTQISETIDIRTVNIGLKSRDKEKTKAKVEPHYTDQTESTLTILGMILHFYIEESWIKTRYKKRLSSLNMKIESIFFMNMAMNFTGYQEKDMPHLIRAWLGKFLLSERKYVPILSIQENFEEGETDHESINDYEEADETFSLEILIEDKEHNHKHQENESPHIPLAIIFEDDSFEDVRLPIVQDLQILSDFLGEIKEIIETQGQIQKEIEATRLSKILIDIFPVLQILGIKILLPKRLEKIVRPKLKASLNSKNKKEESFLKLGSVWDFDWEVAMGDEKISAADFERMIAQKAGLWRFRDQYVLLDEKEIALIVEQLKKKKKKLSNAELLQTALTEEYQGTKVELSDKVRTLLQELKEAPKIETPKDLIATLRPYQQVGYEWLYQNAKLGLGSILADDMGLGKTLQTITFLLKLKEENQLGGENQPALAVLPTTLLSNWQREIEKFAPSLSFYIYHGANRKWLDNKDSFKPDIWLTTYGTVRSEDKRFAEREWSCVIIDEAQAIKNPAAGQTEAIKMLQSPRKIALSGTPVENRLSEYWSIFDFVNENYLDVLSKFRTNFSIPIERDRDEHRADIFKKMTAPFIMRRLKTDKSIIDDLPEKIEKDQICKLTKEQTLLYETTLREGMKVVEEFEGIKRRGIILKLMMQLKQICNHPAHFLKESTMKISDSGKTALLLEIVKQIYEADEKALIFTQYTKMGELLKDFLQSTFHTQVPFLHGGLTRKGRDEAVEVFQNEEHCPFMILSLKAGGTGLNLTAASHVIHFDLWWNPAVEAQATDRAYRIGQKNNVLVHRMITKGTLEEKINELLQSKKEIADMAISTNNAWITEMNTGELHELFSLKNL